A region of Candidatus Methylarchaceae archaeon HK02M2 DNA encodes the following proteins:
- a CDS encoding ABC transporter ATP-binding protein → MKLSIQNLYFKYSTTNVLNRVNLEVYENEVVSIVGPNASGKTTLLRCINKVLEPQIGNVFIDGKAIAKMNVKELAKEISCVPQIPLRSFLLTVLDVILMGRTPYIKWQLTKDDLEIAEESIKLVGIENLTSKYFDELSGGEMQRVLISKAITQEPKVLLLDEPTAHLDIKNQLEILDLIRNLAMNKNIAVLMAIHDLNLAARFSDRIYMIKKGSIFASGSPMDILTSENIKEVYGVEVRAIKSEKSVHIIPIKPVGSFD, encoded by the coding sequence ATGAAGTTAAGTATTCAAAATCTATACTTCAAATATAGTACTACTAATGTTTTAAATAGGGTAAATTTAGAAGTATATGAAAACGAAGTTGTAAGTATAGTTGGTCCAAACGCTTCAGGGAAGACCACTCTTTTAAGATGTATCAACAAAGTGCTGGAACCTCAAATTGGAAATGTTTTCATAGATGGTAAAGCTATTGCTAAAATGAATGTAAAAGAGCTGGCTAAGGAAATTAGTTGTGTACCTCAAATTCCCCTCAGATCATTTTTACTTACAGTTTTGGATGTCATCTTAATGGGCAGAACACCATATATAAAATGGCAACTTACTAAGGATGATTTAGAGATTGCAGAAGAGTCAATTAAATTAGTAGGAATTGAAAATTTAACATCAAAATATTTCGATGAATTAAGTGGAGGAGAGATGCAGAGGGTTCTAATCTCGAAAGCAATAACTCAGGAACCTAAAGTTCTTCTCCTAGACGAGCCAACAGCCCATTTGGATATTAAAAATCAACTTGAGATATTAGACTTGATTAGAAATCTTGCTATGAATAAAAATATTGCAGTTCTTATGGCTATTCATGATCTTAATCTTGCAGCCAGATTTTCAGATAGAATTTATATGATAAAGAAAGGAAGCATTTTCGCTTCAGGTAGTCCAATGGATATCTTGACTTCTGAAAATATAAAGGAAGTTTATGGCGTTGAAGTAAGGGCAATAAAAAGCGAAAAATCAGTTCATATTATACCAATAAAACCTGTAGGATCATTTGATTAA